In Ectothiorhodospira sp. BSL-9, a single window of DNA contains:
- a CDS encoding DUF1566 domain-containing protein, with translation MKPGLRAVIMKPGLTRVRWLLTICLVLFSTGVAADIPSAANECVSDLLETTPSSDFRPVLGGMMVYHEPTELFWLRCPVGMSWTGTDCAGSASMGSWGAALEFAEQEGSAFRVPSISELRSIVELCKTGPAVNEEVFPGTPSDRFWSATPFLLSGKALGVSFDSGSDAERNMIAGAYLRLVVNLPRWVLDL, from the coding sequence ATGAAACCTGGACTAAGGGCCGTGATTATGAAACCTGGACTAACTCGCGTGCGATGGCTCCTGACAATCTGTCTTGTTTTGTTCTCTACCGGCGTTGCTGCAGATATCCCTTCGGCCGCCAACGAGTGCGTATCGGACCTTCTGGAAACCACGCCTTCCAGCGATTTCAGACCCGTTTTGGGGGGTATGATGGTGTACCATGAGCCCACCGAGCTTTTCTGGCTAAGATGTCCGGTGGGCATGTCTTGGACAGGCACTGATTGTGCCGGCAGCGCCTCCATGGGCAGTTGGGGGGCAGCATTGGAATTCGCGGAGCAGGAGGGGTCGGCATTTCGCGTGCCCAGCATCAGCGAGTTGCGCAGCATTGTGGAGCTGTGCAAAACAGGCCCTGCCGTAAACGAGGAGGTATTCCCGGGCACACCTTCGGACAGGTTTTGGTCGGCCACGCCTTTTTTATTGTCAGGCAAGGCGCTAGGGGTCTCGTTCGACAGTGGCAGTGATGCGGAGAGAAACATGATTGCTGGAGCGTACCTCAGGTTGGTTGTAAACCTTCCCCGCTGGGTATTAGACCTGTAG
- a CDS encoding DUF1566 domain-containing protein: MPHSIMSAAWNTLITVLTLVLVTVAVPAQATPELSIENYELVSSNRISRFEFEYTYSAEVTNTGADALDVAATLSVEAPGVTVQEGALSFGDVPTGTSAPSSDTFKILHDRRHRFGVDDLTWSFTFQPSIYSVSAIAGEGGAISPSSHELSPGDIAVFSVTPDLGYVIDTVHGCGGTLDATLFTTAPVTTACTVTAEFTRDDRPIQLSAPVVEGALLPGSTADLSPGVRYSGDGFLEFSLVESPLGMTVNARTGHLRWTPTDEHAGQTFTVQLSAADSETSSLVVFSVRVAQPTVVATTSEVLDDGRIRITVTDTDLALDGLEVFLPEDFTASDYVTSVTDGIPDITLINPSDVPSPDSFSPETDILLTEFFRIDPVSIGTDYIGVLLPPVELPAGRYSEELMLYVYERPVGISAAQGPIWTAVTHGLRVTEDGRALIMIAATGQPMVVGISAVIAAAAESTSGAFWYRLATPVAGRETVPIECESDSSWIDLQLCTVEFPRQLGACSLDGLTDCKAKIRIRDFSENNWTNPPPDFSVHHVAGWAADALVKFNTLGLPFDAWTDALISTRDANIEVKIRDISRLRNPCRYTALVKPVNNYRVLHLNAFNTCARESSVQRMKSALVHEYFHHAQTRVEERLYPLFDWRSTVVSDEVREWLYEGTAVWFQDEVYDHHNYYVRYGILRILDRGLASNTQPADAFGFGVPVPENMVVSRGYDHGPFFKLLQRRGNDEYGCDFTATNSDERNFLAEIFTGHSSKDDGAGRLLDAISDPSFSCGFGSVFGADNRMANALEHYTYATQIKQDIRLLDRSEPSDFDDWTFDGEIYPRLVPWGREESVSSEPGVTHSLNLAPLSSIVVRLEDQHGDLGRRALSVRKATDGHEGTTAFVSLRNSEGEDPKPDFVTNDGMKMYGDESWNGWFLTFVNADPGQRKEVLFDIFLEIEIRALDADSCTEYGLCGFEVVFAPKTDFSDTYVEIDWGNGALLSRVSVQDCIASGVCRDQGDGRIRVWGSYADPGSFGASLSYAFGEGAWQTVPAEFSVTAVNALPLDATPGDHSVTLDWPALPADEYNLCRSETSVSHLDNCYSEGGEHVEGDIGMPPHLVSGLANAQEYFFRLEGRFGDRRIYSNEATATPTEAGVGLPGTHPLNDTGIDWCADGGANFLGCPVAGYPGQDGEFGRDAAAREGTLEKVGAGDAGFDYTKIANDGAELPASATLGSGPNEWACTRDNVTGLIWEVKTTDGGLRDRDNTYTWYQPAGPNMGDPGTQDGGRCEGSACDTTGFVQAVNVQGLCGTTDWRLPTLGELLSIVHHGGDNLPVDANFFPNTVPRRFWSASPYAGRSGDAWAVNQDVREILLDRGYTRTQSSLWPSPARLVSGAD, from the coding sequence ATGCCGCACTCTATCATGTCCGCCGCATGGAATACCCTGATAACAGTGCTGACACTCGTCTTGGTGACGGTTGCAGTGCCTGCCCAAGCAACGCCCGAGCTATCGATTGAGAACTACGAGCTCGTCTCCTCTAACCGCATCAGCCGTTTCGAGTTCGAGTACACCTACAGCGCCGAGGTCACCAACACCGGAGCTGATGCCCTGGATGTCGCGGCCACGCTCAGCGTCGAAGCGCCGGGTGTGACCGTGCAGGAAGGCGCGCTCAGTTTCGGCGATGTCCCCACTGGGACCAGCGCCCCAAGCAGCGACACCTTTAAGATTCTGCACGATCGCCGGCACAGATTTGGCGTGGACGACTTAACGTGGTCGTTCACCTTCCAGCCAAGCATCTATTCAGTCAGCGCCATCGCTGGCGAGGGGGGAGCGATCAGCCCGTCCAGCCACGAGTTGAGTCCAGGTGACATCGCAGTTTTCAGCGTGACTCCGGACCTCGGCTACGTGATCGACACCGTCCACGGGTGTGGCGGAACACTCGACGCCACACTCTTCACCACGGCTCCGGTTACCACGGCCTGCACGGTAACCGCCGAATTCACGCGGGACGATCGCCCAATCCAGCTTTCAGCTCCAGTCGTTGAGGGTGCGCTGCTACCCGGTTCAACCGCGGACCTCAGTCCGGGGGTGCGGTATTCCGGGGATGGTTTCCTTGAGTTCTCGCTTGTTGAATCGCCGCTGGGCATGACCGTGAACGCGCGTACTGGACACCTCCGATGGACGCCCACGGATGAACATGCGGGGCAGACCTTCACTGTGCAATTATCGGCCGCAGATAGCGAGACGTCATCGTTGGTTGTGTTTTCCGTCCGCGTTGCGCAGCCCACCGTGGTGGCAACGACTTCCGAGGTCCTTGACGACGGGCGAATCCGGATCACCGTTACGGATACTGATCTGGCGCTTGACGGGTTGGAGGTTTTCTTGCCGGAGGACTTCACGGCTTCGGACTATGTCACCTCAGTTACGGACGGGATTCCGGATATCACGCTTATCAATCCCTCCGACGTGCCCAGCCCAGATTCCTTCTCGCCGGAAACTGACATTCTCCTGACAGAATTCTTCCGGATCGATCCCGTCTCCATTGGGACGGATTACATTGGAGTCCTGCTTCCGCCCGTCGAACTGCCGGCTGGACGCTATTCCGAAGAACTCATGCTTTACGTCTACGAACGACCGGTTGGTATTTCGGCTGCACAAGGGCCGATCTGGACAGCGGTGACGCATGGGCTCAGAGTGACCGAGGATGGTCGGGCTCTGATAATGATTGCTGCCACGGGACAACCAATGGTGGTAGGCATATCGGCAGTGATTGCTGCCGCCGCCGAGAGCACCTCTGGGGCATTTTGGTATCGGCTGGCCACTCCGGTCGCAGGGAGAGAGACCGTCCCAATCGAGTGTGAAAGCGATTCGAGTTGGATAGACCTACAGCTATGTACGGTCGAATTCCCCCGCCAGCTTGGTGCGTGTTCGCTGGACGGACTCACCGATTGCAAGGCTAAGATCCGCATACGTGATTTTTCCGAAAACAATTGGACCAATCCGCCTCCTGACTTTAGTGTCCATCACGTCGCGGGTTGGGCTGCTGACGCCTTGGTCAAATTTAACACGTTAGGACTTCCGTTCGACGCATGGACCGACGCGTTGATCTCTACTCGTGATGCCAACATAGAAGTTAAGATAAGAGATATAAGCCGGCTAAGAAATCCATGCAGGTATACGGCACTAGTGAAGCCCGTTAATAATTACCGGGTTTTACATCTCAATGCATTTAACACATGTGCGCGCGAGAGTTCCGTACAGAGAATGAAGTCCGCTTTGGTTCATGAGTATTTTCATCACGCCCAAACCCGAGTCGAAGAAAGGCTGTATCCTCTCTTCGATTGGAGAAGCACCGTGGTTTCCGATGAGGTTCGAGAATGGTTGTATGAAGGTACAGCAGTTTGGTTTCAAGATGAAGTTTACGATCATCATAATTACTATGTTCGCTACGGGATTCTAAGGATCTTGGATCGCGGGCTAGCTTCCAACACGCAGCCTGCAGACGCCTTCGGGTTCGGTGTGCCGGTGCCGGAGAATATGGTGGTGAGCCGGGGGTACGACCACGGTCCATTCTTTAAGTTGCTGCAACGGAGGGGCAATGACGAATATGGCTGCGATTTTACAGCCACAAACTCAGATGAGCGCAACTTCCTCGCTGAAATCTTTACAGGACACTCATCGAAAGACGACGGCGCGGGTCGTCTTCTTGATGCGATCAGCGATCCGAGCTTTTCCTGTGGTTTCGGATCCGTGTTCGGTGCCGACAACAGGATGGCGAACGCGCTGGAGCATTACACTTACGCCACCCAGATCAAGCAAGACATACGGTTACTGGATCGGAGCGAACCGTCCGATTTCGACGATTGGACGTTTGATGGTGAGATCTATCCGCGGCTTGTACCATGGGGGCGCGAGGAGTCAGTATCGAGTGAGCCGGGTGTCACGCATTCACTGAATTTGGCGCCGCTTTCTTCTATTGTAGTGCGTCTCGAAGATCAGCACGGGGACCTTGGGCGCAGAGCGCTCAGCGTCAGGAAAGCAACTGATGGCCACGAAGGCACTACCGCATTTGTGTCATTACGAAACAGCGAGGGTGAAGACCCAAAGCCGGATTTCGTGACGAATGATGGCATGAAGATGTACGGCGATGAGAGTTGGAATGGCTGGTTCTTGACTTTTGTAAACGCCGACCCCGGCCAGCGCAAGGAAGTATTATTTGACATCTTCCTGGAAATTGAGATCAGGGCTCTGGATGCCGATAGCTGCACCGAGTATGGTCTGTGTGGTTTTGAGGTCGTGTTTGCGCCCAAAACGGATTTCTCGGATACGTACGTGGAGATCGACTGGGGCAACGGTGCCCTCCTTTCCCGGGTTTCGGTTCAGGACTGTATCGCGTCTGGAGTATGCCGAGACCAGGGTGATGGGCGGATACGTGTCTGGGGCTCGTACGCGGATCCAGGATCATTTGGCGCATCGCTAAGCTATGCGTTCGGGGAAGGCGCGTGGCAGACGGTACCGGCGGAGTTCTCAGTCACGGCGGTCAATGCGCTCCCTCTGGACGCTACGCCTGGTGATCACAGCGTCACTCTGGACTGGCCTGCACTTCCCGCCGATGAGTACAACTTGTGTCGGTCCGAGACGTCTGTGAGCCACCTGGACAACTGTTACTCCGAGGGCGGTGAGCACGTCGAGGGTGACATCGGCATGCCCCCGCATCTAGTTTCCGGGTTGGCGAATGCCCAAGAGTACTTTTTCCGGCTCGAGGGACGATTTGGCGACCGGCGGATCTACTCGAATGAAGCCACAGCCACCCCGACCGAAGCGGGGGTAGGGTTGCCCGGTACACACCCCCTCAACGACACCGGCATCGACTGGTGCGCCGATGGCGGCGCCAACTTCCTGGGCTGCCCGGTGGCGGGTTATCCTGGACAGGACGGCGAGTTCGGCCGTGACGCCGCCGCCCGCGAGGGCACGCTTGAGAAAGTCGGCGCCGGTGATGCGGGCTTCGACTATACCAAGATTGCGAACGACGGCGCCGAATTGCCAGCCTCGGCGACGCTCGGCAGCGGCCCGAATGAGTGGGCCTGCACCCGTGACAATGTCACCGGGCTAATCTGGGAGGTGAAGACCACCGACGGCGGCCTGCGCGATCGCGACAACACCTATACTTGGTATCAACCCGCCGGACCGAATATGGGCGATCCCGGCACCCAGGATGGCGGCCGTTGTGAGGGCAGCGCCTGCGACACCACCGGCTTCGTGCAGGCCGTCAACGTTCAGGGCCTTTGCGGCACGACTGACTGGCGCCTGCCCACCTTGGGCGAACTTCTTTCGATCGTCCATCATGGGGGCGATAATCTGCCCGTAGATGCGAACTTCTTCCCAAATACCGTTCCTAGGCGTTTCTGGTCGGCGTCGCCGTATGCTGGTCGTTCCGGTGATGCATGGGCCGTGAACCAAGATGTGAGGGAGATCCTTCTTGACAGGGGCTATACCCGTACACAATCGAGTCTCTGGCCCAGCCCGGCTCGGTTAGTAAGTGGCGCGGATTGA
- a CDS encoding tyrosine-type recombinase/integrase: MNDSEKTAPHHPAPWNKGKLIGQKPPLKLREIWALRTRLELAGKIRELALFNLAIDSKLRGCDLVQLRVNDVARGGEILTRASVVQQKTHEPVRFELTEPTRAAVAAWITKAGLTSGSYLFPSRRQDSPHLSTRQYARIVKGWVGLIGGNPQEYGTHSLRRTKATLIYRRTKNLRAVQLLLGHRKLESTVRYLGIEVDDALEMAERTEC; encoded by the coding sequence ATGAACGATTCGGAAAAGACTGCCCCACACCACCCTGCCCCGTGGAACAAGGGCAAGCTCATTGGCCAGAAGCCGCCACTCAAACTCAGAGAGATCTGGGCCCTACGCACTCGACTGGAACTGGCGGGGAAAATCCGGGAACTCGCCCTGTTCAACCTGGCAATCGACAGCAAGCTCAGGGGCTGTGACCTGGTCCAGTTGCGGGTGAACGATGTGGCCCGTGGTGGGGAAATCCTGACCCGGGCCAGCGTGGTTCAGCAGAAGACCCATGAACCCGTCCGCTTCGAACTTACCGAGCCAACCCGAGCCGCAGTCGCGGCCTGGATCACCAAAGCCGGCCTGACGAGTGGCAGCTACCTCTTTCCAAGCCGGAGGCAGGACTCGCCCCATCTCTCAACACGACAATACGCGCGGATCGTCAAGGGATGGGTGGGACTGATCGGAGGCAATCCACAGGAGTACGGCACCCACTCACTTCGCCGCACCAAGGCCACGCTGATCTACCGGCGAACCAAGAACCTGCGGGCGGTGCAACTCCTGCTTGGTCATCGCAAGCTGGAAAGTACCGTCCGCTACCTCGGCATCGAGGTCGATGACGCCCTGGAGATGGCCGAACGCACCGAATGCTGA
- a CDS encoding SulP family inorganic anion transporter: protein MNLTRIKKEWFSNIRGDMLAGLVVALALIPEAIAFSIIAGVDPKVGLYASFCIAVVIAFTGGRPGMISAATAAMALLMITLVKEHGLEYLLAATILTGVLQIIAGYLQVGRYMRFISNSVMTGFVNALAILIFLAQLPELTGVTWHVYAMTALGLAIIYLFPYLTRSIPSPLVTIVVLTLLAWLLNLDIRTVSDMGELPDTLPVFLWPDIPLNLETLWIILPYALALTVVGLLESMMTQNIVDDLTDTRTDKNRECKGQGISNIVAGSFGGMAGCAMIGQSVINIKSGGRGRLSSFMAGIYLLVMVVFLTPLLGAIPMAALVAVMIMVAIGTFSWNSIKNMKDHPLSTNIVMITTVAVTVFTHNLALGVLSGVLLAALFFANKVSQFMFVGADTDTRPDEHTLHRTYRVYGQVFFASTEKFMQAFNFREDLDKVTIDLSRAHFWDISSVAALDRVVVNFRREGAEVEIIGMNEATATIVDRHAVHDKPDAADRLMGH from the coding sequence ATGAACCTCACCCGCATCAAGAAGGAATGGTTTTCCAACATACGCGGGGACATGCTCGCTGGCCTGGTGGTTGCCCTGGCCTTGATCCCGGAAGCCATTGCCTTTTCCATCATCGCGGGGGTGGACCCCAAGGTGGGGCTGTATGCCTCGTTCTGCATCGCGGTAGTCATCGCCTTTACCGGCGGCCGGCCCGGCATGATCTCGGCGGCCACGGCAGCCATGGCCCTGCTCATGATCACGCTCGTCAAGGAACACGGGCTGGAATACCTGCTGGCGGCCACCATTCTGACCGGCGTGCTGCAGATCATCGCAGGCTATCTGCAGGTGGGGCGCTACATGCGCTTCATTTCCAACTCGGTCATGACCGGGTTCGTGAATGCCCTGGCCATATTGATCTTCCTGGCACAGCTGCCGGAGCTCACCGGCGTCACCTGGCATGTATACGCCATGACCGCCCTGGGCCTGGCCATCATCTATCTCTTCCCCTACCTGACCCGCTCCATCCCCTCGCCCCTGGTGACCATTGTCGTGCTCACCCTCTTGGCATGGCTGCTGAACCTGGACATCCGCACGGTCAGCGACATGGGCGAACTGCCCGACACCCTGCCCGTCTTCCTGTGGCCGGACATCCCGCTGAACCTGGAAACCCTGTGGATCATCCTGCCCTATGCCCTGGCATTGACCGTGGTGGGCCTGCTCGAGTCCATGATGACCCAGAACATCGTCGATGACCTCACCGACACCCGCACCGACAAGAACCGCGAGTGCAAGGGTCAGGGCATCTCCAATATCGTCGCCGGCAGCTTTGGTGGCATGGCAGGCTGCGCCATGATCGGGCAGTCGGTGATCAACATCAAATCCGGTGGCCGCGGGCGGTTATCCTCATTCATGGCCGGCATCTACCTGCTGGTCATGGTGGTATTCCTGACCCCGCTCCTGGGGGCCATCCCCATGGCGGCCCTGGTGGCGGTGATGATCATGGTGGCCATCGGTACCTTCAGCTGGAATTCCATCAAGAACATGAAGGACCACCCGCTGAGCACCAATATCGTCATGATCACCACCGTAGCGGTGACCGTGTTCACCCATAACCTGGCCCTCGGCGTGCTTTCGGGCGTGTTGCTGGCGGCCCTGTTCTTCGCCAACAAGGTCAGCCAGTTCATGTTCGTGGGTGCCGACACCGACACCCGTCCGGATGAACACACCCTGCACCGCACCTATCGCGTGTATGGGCAGGTCTTCTTCGCCTCCACGGAGAAGTTCATGCAAGCCTTTAATTTCCGGGAGGATCTGGATAAGGTGACGATCGATCTGTCCCGTGCACACTTTTGGGATATCAGTTCCGTCGCCGCGCTCGACCGCGTGGTCGTCAACTTCCGACGTGAAGGTGCCGAGGTGGAAATCATCGGCATGAACGAGGCCACCGCCAC